One window from the genome of Elephas maximus indicus isolate mEleMax1 chromosome 8, mEleMax1 primary haplotype, whole genome shotgun sequence encodes:
- the LOC126082016 gene encoding olfactory receptor 9A4-like, whose amino-acid sequence MMGNHSSAMEFFLLGFRGSSKLHLILFTIFFFFYSVTVLGNLVIIMIVCVDKRLQSPMYFFLIHLSVLETLTTTIVVPVLLWGLLQPGIQTISLAACVTQLFLYLSLGTTEFALLGAMAVDRYVAVCNPLRYNIIMNSHTCTWVVSACWVFGFLSEIWPVYATFQFTFCKSNVLDHFFCDRGQLLRLSCDDTLFTEFILFLMAVFIIIGSLIPTIVSYTYIISTILKIPSASGRRKAFSTCASHFTFVIIGYGTCFFLYVKPKQTQAAEYNKIVSLLISVVTPFLNPFIFTLRNDKFKEALGDGVKRCCQFLKD is encoded by the coding sequence ATGATGGGGAATCATTCTAGTGCCATGGAATTCTTCCTTCTAGGCTTTCGTGGGTCCTCAAAACTACACCTTATCCTTTTTACTATATTCTTCTTCTTCTACTCAGTAACAGTACTGGGAAACTTGGTCATCATCATGATTGTCTGTGTCGATAAGCGTCTGCAGtcccccatgtatttcttcctcatCCACCTCTCTGTCCTGGAGACCCTAACCACAACCATTGTTGTTCCTGTGTTGCTCTGGGGGCTGCTGCAACCTGGGATCCAGACAATATCACTGGCTGCCTGTGTTACTCAGCTTTTCTTGTACCTTTCTCTGGGGACTACAGAGTTTGCATTACTGGGAGCAATGGCTGTGGACCGTTATGTGGCTGTCTGTAACCCTTTGAGGTACAACATCATCATGAACAGCCACACCTGCACCTGGGTAGTGAGTGCATGCTGGGTGTTTGGGTTCCTTTCTGAAATCTGGCCAGTCTATGCCACATTTCAGTTTACCTTCTGCAAATCCAACGTGTTAGACCATTTTTTCTGTGACAGAGGACAATTGCTTAGACTGTCTTGCGATGACACCCTCTTCACAGAGTTCATCCTCTTCTTAATGgctgttttcattatcattggctCTTTGATCCCTACAATTGTCTCCTACACCTACATCATCTCCACCATCCTCAAGATCCCCTCAGCCTCTGGCCGGAggaaagccttctccacctgcgcCTCCCACTTCACCTTTGTCATCATTGGCTATGGTACTTGCTTCTTCCTCTACGTGAAACCTAAGCAAACACAGGCAGCTGAGTACAACAAGATTGTTTCCCTGCTGATCTCTGTGGTGACCCCTTTCCTGAACCCTTTCATCTTCACCCTCCGGAATGACAAATTCAAGGAGGCCCTTGGAGATGGGGTAAAACGCTGCTGTCAATTCCTCAAAGACTAG